The nucleotide sequence TACGCTGTGCCGGAACCCGTGAACTGGAAAAATTAATCAGCGAAGATATCAAAGCTCTGCCAGGCATTAAAACCAGAACAACGATCATTCTTTCAACTGTCAAGGAAACCCCCATACTCCCCATCAAGCAGCCAACGGAACGCTGACAATGGAATCATCACTCTTTCTTAAAGGAATGTTGTTGGGATTCTCCATAGCCGCACCCGTAGGTCCGATTGGCCTGCTCTGTATTCAACGCACATTAGCGAATGGCTGGCTGTACGGTTTTTTATCCGGCCTTGGCACGGCAACCGCCGATGCAGCCTATGGTTTGATAGCGGCTTTTGGCATAACCGCTGTTTCCGCCTTTTTAATCAGCCAGCAATTTCTCCTGCATATTATTGGCGGGTTGTTTTTGCTTTATCTGGGCTATACCACCTTTCGATCCCTGCCAGCCGACACAGTCACCACTTCTTCCATAAAAAATAATCTTAGCAGTTCTTATTCTTCGGCTTTCTTTCTGACATTAACCAATCCTATGACCATTATGTCTTTCGCTGCCATCTTCGCCGGCTTTGGTGTGCAAGCCGGCAGCACCTGGCGTGAAACATATATCCAGCCAGCGTTTATCGTCGGAGGTGTTTTCCTCGGCTCTTTACTGTGGTGGTTATTGCTATGCGGAACTGTCACCATACTCCGTCCCCGTTTTCATCGTACCAGACTCCACTGGCTCAACCGTCTATCCGGCCTGGTCATCGGTTTGTTTGGCCTGCTGAGTCTGGCAACCCTCTAATTCTGTCTCTTCTCATTTGCCGAACAGTCCCTGTTACACAAAGGCCCTTCTGCTCCATTCTTCACAAAAAATAAACAAGCCACCCTGTTAGAGTGGCTTGTTTGATGTGGTGGGCGATGACAGGATCGAACTGCCGACATCCTGCTTGTAAGGCAGGCGCTCTCCCAGCTGAGCTAATCGCCCGTATGTTGGTGACCCGTGGGGGAATCGAACCCCCGATACCGCCGTGAAAGGGCGGTGTCTTAACCGCTTGACCAACGGGCCAATGTATTGGCTCCTCGAGTAGGACTCGAACCTACGACCGATCGGTTAACAGCCGATTGCTCTACCAACTGAGCTATCGAGGAAGGACATTTAATATTATGCCATATTACATAAAAAAACGCAATACCCTATTATGATTTTTTTAACTTATTTTTTTATTCTGCCCGGCCGCAGACAGGATAATTATTACCTGCAGCCAATAATACTATGATAGATAAGCTTTTCAACGGTCTGAACAGATCCGGCCGCAACTAAAGGAGGTAAATTTATGGATGCAAGAATTCAAACCCTGGCACATAACCTGATTACCTACTCCACCCATATCCAGCCGGGTGAAAAGGTCTTAATCGAAATGGTAGATGATGCCCTGCCCCTGACAACGGCATTAATAGACGAGGTGTATCAGGCAGGCGGCATCCCTTTCGTCACCCTAAAAAATAATCAAATTCAACGTTCCCTGTTGCTCAAAGCCAATCAGGAGCAATTATCATTAATCGGTCAGTGGGAAGCGGAACGCATGCGCCAAATGGATGCCTACATCGGTATCCGCGCCAGCCATAATGTCAGCCAGTTGGCAGATGTCCCCGCCTCCCAAATGAGCAAGTATCAGCAAAACTGGGTTGGTCCGGTCCATATGGACATCCGCGTGCCCCATACAAAATGGTGCGTACTGCGCTATCCCAATGCTTCCATGGCCCAGTTAGCCAATATGAGTACCGAATCTTTCGAGGATTTTTATTTCAGAGTGTGCAACCTGGACTACAAAAAAATGGCCGCCGCTATGGATCCGCTAATCGAACTGTTTGAAAAAACCGATGAAGTCAAGATTATCGGCCCCGGCACGGAGCTTTCTTTTTCTGTCAAAGGACTTCCCGCGGTAAAATGCTCCGGTTTACGCAACATACCGGATGGCGAAGTATACACCGCTCCGGTAAGAAATTCGATAAACGGCGTCTTAAGCTATAACACGCCTGCCGTATATCAAGGCGTTACTTATGAGAATGTCCGTCTGGAATTCAGTCAGGGAAAAATTGTGAAAGCCACTGCCAATCACACCGAGCGGATCAATGAAATATTGGATACCGATGAAGGCGCACGCTACATCGGCGAATTTGCCTTAGGCGTCAATCCCCATATTACCATTCCGATGAAAGACACGCTGTTTGACGAGAAAATCAGAGGAAGTTTTCATTTTACTCCCGGCAATGCTTACAAAGTAGCCAATAACGGCAACCAATCGACCATTCACTGGGATCTGGTCTGCATGCAGGACAAGGATCACGGTGGCGGTGAAATCTATTTTGACGGCCGCCTGGTTCGCAAAGACGGTATCTTTGTATTGCCTGAATTGCACGGCTTAAATCCGGAAAATCTCGTCTGACCCAGGAAACAAACAGGCTTGCCGCTATAGCGGCAAGCCTGTTTGTCATCGTTATATCTACTTTAACAAATCCTGAATAAAGGTCGGCAAGGCAAAACAGCTCCGGTGAACGTCCCGGTTATAATACCTGGTGGAAAACGGCAACACCGGCACCTCACCCTGCAACGGGTCATAATGTTTAGATCCTAAGGTGAAGCAGTGCAAACCGCCCGGATATAAGGGAATCGATGCCAGATAGGTTCTCGTAATGGGAAACAGGTCGCGAATATCACTAAAGAGACGGCGAAGTAACGGTTGATGATAAAAGGGCGATTCTGTCTGTTGGACGAATAACCCATCCTCTTTCAGCGCTTTATACACATCCTGATAAAATTCCGGCGTAAACAGCCCTTCGCCCGGCCCAATGGGATCGGAACAATCGACAATAATCACATCATATTTGTTCTGCGCTTCCTTCATGTGCTGAATACCGTCGCCAATTTTCAGCCGCACCTTCGGATTCTCCTGAAGCAAGGCCTCACTAATCTCAGGCAGGTATTTTTTACTTACTTCTACCACCAAACCATCAATCTCAACCATTTCCGCCTGCACAACAGCCGGATGCTTTACCACTTCCCGGATTGTGCCACCGTCACCGCCGCCAATCACCAATACCTGACGGGGATTAGGATGCGTAAGCAAAGGAACATGCGCAATCATTTCGTGATACACAAATTCGTCAAAAACCGAAGTCTGGAACACTCCATCCAGCACTAGCATACGGCCAAACTCCGCTGAATCAACCACGGCGATATCCTGATAAGGGGATTTCCCCGTAAATAACGTTTCTTTCACACGGCAAGTCAGACCCACATGGTCCGTCTGCTGTTCTGTAAGCCATAATTCCATCTATCTTCCCTCCCGCTTGTCTTGTTATTTGGGTAAGACAAGTTTTACCAACGGCGTTAAGTGAATTCTATCATAAAAATTGCCAATAGAGAAGACGGAATTTATCAGTGCCTTCCAATCCCTGGCTAAATTGGTCACCGGCTCTCTAATCCGCCTAAGAACTGGCACTCTTGTCAGGAACACAGCCTTTAGGACTATTCCAGATAGAATTTATGGCATGAGTGGCGTTAAGCTGTGTCATCAACCAGGCATAGATATCTCTCAGCCGGTCCAAATCAAAGTCAAACTGCAAGCTGTGGACGGAATTTAAAACCCAGGCAACAAACCAGATGGAGATAAAAATGACGGTATAAAAGGGGATACACCGGTCCAGGCAAAACATCTTCCACATAGTATCTCTCCCTGCTCGCTTTTCATACTCACTCCAATATATTCATAATATAAAAAAACGCCCCTTAGGGTGTTTTTTCAAATATCTCTTTGATCATATGGCAGCCGGCTTAATTTCCGGACACACCCGACAATCATGCGTAAGCTGCCCTACCGATTACGAGTTCTAAATGTTTTTCGCAGCCCGTCTAATCCTATATCGATACGCTGGAAATCACCGGACGGATCAACGCCTCATTAACAAAAAGATAAGCCTTGACGGCTTGGGAAAGCTGGGCCGTGTTCAGATAGTTTACCAGTTCCGTTGCTGCCCGCTCATTTTCCGGCGAAATTGCCGCTTCCACAGTTAAATACCGGTTGGCTAAAAATTCATCAAAAAGATCGGCCAGTTCATAACCAATACCGTTCAACAGGGCAAAAGTCGTTTCCATCTGGTCGCATAATCCAGGATTCTGTGATTCAACTAAGATTAGAATCTTATTCTTTGATAAGGGTGAGATCATTTTGTCCAGAGACACCGCCTGCACTGTCTTTCCAGATATTGCCACCGTTGTCTTCACCTCCGCTACGTGTATTGTCTCGCAGGCCACAACAGGTTATGCCGCCCAATAAATTCCAAAGTTTAGGCAAATTCGCAGAACGCCAAATAGAATGAGAAAAAGCAGAGCTTTCGCTCCGCTTGCCAATACTTGCTTTATAAAAGCGGACTTTCCAAATCCACCGGTTCAGTAGCCGGTGCCACCACGACCGGCGCCGGTTGCTGCAGGGAAAGATTCAAGACAGCGACAATGGTTGTGGCGATTTGTGTGACCGTGGCACTATTTTGAGTCTTAACCGCTTCCTGTTCCAACCACCCCATTAATATATCCAGTATTTCTGTAGCTGCCCGCAAACGCATAATTTGATATTCCTGATAGAGTGCATTTACATCACCGTCCATTCCATCGCCCCCATTCTCCCGCAATAGCCTATTACCAGATTATATGCCCATTTCCACCGGTTCATACCTGCCGCTAAATCAGTGTCGCTACTTTAAAATCGAGTGCATCGCAGGAAACCAGCCGGCAGTCCACGCCTGCATAGTAGCCATTCGGTCCCAGGGAAATTCCGCTGCCGTGCAAATGACCAAACACGTAATGAACAATCGGATAAAGACGGCACAGCTCTTCAAGCCAAGGACAGGTATATCCCGCATAAAATAACGGATAATGGGTCATAAGTATCATCCGGGAAAATCCGTCTTGTTTGGCAGCTGCTAAAGAGGCAATAATCCGGCCCTGTTCGCGCTGATAGATCTTTTGATCTTCCTCCGTAAAATTTTCGTCCAGCGGATTAGTCCAGCCCCGGCTGCCACAAATGGCAAACTCGCCGACCGCCGCATAGGAATTATGAATAAAACCGATGGTGGGCGGCAATAGGCGCTGCATTTTACTGCTGGTCAGCCACCAATAGTCATGGTTGCCCTTTATGATAATTTTGCGGCCCGGCAACTCATCAATAGCCGCTAAGTCAGCCAATGCCGCCTCGAAAGTCTTAGCCCAGGACGTATCCCCGGCCAGTAGCACCGTATCCTGCTCTGCTACCTTTTCATACCAAGACTGCTTTATCTTTTCCCAATGGTCTGTCCAATTGTCACCGAATATACTCATCGGCTTACTCGGCGGGAATCCCGACAAATGTAAATCACCAATGGCATGGATTCTGTTCAAAGAACTTCCACATCCTTAAGACGGACTAAAAATTTTTCTACATTTCCCACCGGTCCGGCCACTTCAAAGTCATTCATATATTTATTTCCCGACTTAACTTCAGCCTCCACCAGTACAAGACCAACGCCGCATTCTTCGGCAATCCGCTCGGCTCGCTGTACACTTACCGTAGTATATACCCGTTCGGAGGTCATAATTTTCTTTACTGCCATCGTTTTGCTCCTTATTCTTGCTTTATTGAAATATGCAAGACATTCGACATACATAGCAGGTTTACCTTGTTTTCGTAAACTTGCACACCTTAAGTGCAAAACCGGCTGGAGAAACAAAAAAGAAAAAAGGCTCTTCAGCCTTTTTACTGCTCTATGTAGTATGCCCGGTTATCCATATATTAGATTCCCTTGGCAGCAACCGGCCCACGCGACAACGCAATTTTCCCGGTGCGAACAATCTCAATGATGCCGAAATCTCCCAATACCTCACATAGGGCATCAATCTTGCTTTCTTCTCCGGTGAGTTCGATGGTCATGGTTTCCCGGTTCACATCCACAATTTTAGCCCGAAAGATTTCCACAATATCCACAATATCCGATCGGGTCGCCTTGCTGGCTTTTACCTTGATTAACGCCAATTCGCGGTGAATGGAATCCACACAGGTCAGATTAACAATTTTTATGACATCAATCAGCTTCGACAACTGATTGACCACCTGCTCCAGTTCAATTTCATCATCCACTTCCACACTAATGGTGATTCGGGTGATATCGGCTTCTTCCGAAGGCCCGGCGGCAATACTCTCAATATTATACGCCCGACGGCTGATAAGTCCTGCAATATGGGTCAAAACACCCGGTCTATTTTCCGTCAAAACCGCTAATGTATATTTCATTTGTTGCCACTCCCTTCCCCAAGAATCATCTGATTAAGGCGGCCACCGGCCGGAACCATCGGTAGAACATCTTCCGTCTCAGGCAGCTCGACTTCGACCAACACCGGTCCGGGAAGGCGCAGTGCTTCCGCCAGTGTAGCCTCCAGCAACTCCGGCTCCGTCACCCGTAGCCCGGTTACCCCCATAGCCTCCGCCAATTTTACAAAATCGGTTTTCCCCCGCAGACTGGTATGGGAATAACGACCTCCATAAAACATGCGCTGCCACTGGGAAACCATCCCCAAAACCTGATTGTTCATAACAACAATCTTGAGCGGCAGGCCGTTATTGGCCGCAGTAGCCATTTCCTGACAATTCATCATAATCCCGCCGTCACCGGTAAACAAAATAACCGGCACATCCGGCAGTCCAACCTGAGCTCCAATTGCCGCCGGCAGACCATATCCCATGGTGCCCAAACCGCCTGAAGTCAGCAGCGACCGTTGGTTGCAAAAATCATAAAACTGCGCCGTCCACATCTGATGCTGGCCGACATCAGTCACAATCACAGCATTTCCC is from Propionispora vibrioides and encodes:
- a CDS encoding LysE family translocator — protein: MESSLFLKGMLLGFSIAAPVGPIGLLCIQRTLANGWLYGFLSGLGTATADAAYGLIAAFGITAVSAFLISQQFLLHIIGGLFLLYLGYTTFRSLPADTVTTSSIKNNLSSSYSSAFFLTLTNPMTIMSFAAIFAGFGVQAGSTWRETYIQPAFIVGGVFLGSLLWWLLLCGTVTILRPRFHRTRLHWLNRLSGLVIGLFGLLSLATL
- a CDS encoding aminopeptidase — its product is MDARIQTLAHNLITYSTHIQPGEKVLIEMVDDALPLTTALIDEVYQAGGIPFVTLKNNQIQRSLLLKANQEQLSLIGQWEAERMRQMDAYIGIRASHNVSQLADVPASQMSKYQQNWVGPVHMDIRVPHTKWCVLRYPNASMAQLANMSTESFEDFYFRVCNLDYKKMAAAMDPLIELFEKTDEVKIIGPGTELSFSVKGLPAVKCSGLRNIPDGEVYTAPVRNSINGVLSYNTPAVYQGVTYENVRLEFSQGKIVKATANHTERINEILDTDEGARYIGEFALGVNPHITIPMKDTLFDEKIRGSFHFTPGNAYKVANNGNQSTIHWDLVCMQDKDHGGGEIYFDGRLVRKDGIFVLPELHGLNPENLV
- the speE gene encoding polyamine aminopropyltransferase is translated as MELWLTEQQTDHVGLTCRVKETLFTGKSPYQDIAVVDSAEFGRMLVLDGVFQTSVFDEFVYHEMIAHVPLLTHPNPRQVLVIGGGDGGTIREVVKHPAVVQAEMVEIDGLVVEVSKKYLPEISEALLQENPKVRLKIGDGIQHMKEAQNKYDVIIVDCSDPIGPGEGLFTPEFYQDVYKALKEDGLFVQQTESPFYHQPLLRRLFSDIRDLFPITRTYLASIPLYPGGLHCFTLGSKHYDPLQGEVPVLPFSTRYYNRDVHRSCFALPTFIQDLLK
- a CDS encoding metallophosphoesterase; amino-acid sequence: MNRIHAIGDLHLSGFPPSKPMSIFGDNWTDHWEKIKQSWYEKVAEQDTVLLAGDTSWAKTFEAALADLAAIDELPGRKIIIKGNHDYWWLTSSKMQRLLPPTIGFIHNSYAAVGEFAICGSRGWTNPLDENFTEEDQKIYQREQGRIIASLAAAKQDGFSRMILMTHYPLFYAGYTCPWLEELCRLYPIVHYVFGHLHGSGISLGPNGYYAGVDCRLVSCDALDFKVATLI
- the ilvN gene encoding acetolactate synthase small subunit, producing MKYTLAVLTENRPGVLTHIAGLISRRAYNIESIAAGPSEEADITRITISVEVDDEIELEQVVNQLSKLIDVIKIVNLTCVDSIHRELALIKVKASKATRSDIVDIVEIFRAKIVDVNRETMTIELTGEESKIDALCEVLGDFGIIEIVRTGKIALSRGPVAAKGI